The following nucleotide sequence is from bacterium.
AGAACTAATTCAGCTATCAGACCGTTGGGTAAATCTGCCTGTTCCGACACCGGAACATAGGAGTCAACGATCTTTTGAAAAAGCGTCTTGCGAAGGAAGGGAGTGGTAAGTACCATCGGGCCAATTGCTTTGGTTTCGAGTTCTACTTCATTAAGCGCTTTGATCATTGGTAGGACCTCTGCTTTCTTTATTGCTGTGTTTATTGCTGGCTATGCGTTACTATTTTACCACATATAACCCTGTTTTACAAGTGCGGAATGCAAGTCTAAATCTACTTTAAGTCTTTCTTTTATGGTATCTCTGTTTTGGTTGCTCATAAAGGATATTTGTAAGCGTTCAGCCCCTAAGGCACAAAGATACCCACTCGATGCTCGATGCTCGATCCTCGATACTGGATCCTTTACCAGCATCAAGCATCCAGCATCAAGCATCCAGCATCGAGCATCGAGCATCCAGCCTCATGGGATGAACGGTTACGGATATTTAATTAAAAATATAGCAAGCTCTTTTATTTTTATCCGAAAATCTTCATTAAGTCGGTGTGGTGCAGAAACCAGGTTTCTTCACGAAACCTGGTTTCTGTCGACTACCTTTCAGCTTACCAGACGGAAACCTGCACCTGTCCCTTAAGGACATTATTATCGTAATCGGCCTCTTCGTCTTTAATTATATAGTTGAGGGAACACATAGCATTGTCATCGTGAATAAAGTAATTGCCGCCGATGGTAATCCAGTTCTCCTCATCATCATCCTCATCGGTATTGGGATCATAACCATCATATCGGGCTCCCACTTCTATCTGGTCATTTACCTTATAACGTGAATATGAAAACTAACACCAACGGTTACAGTGGTTTAGGTGAAACAGCCTCAGTTAACAAACAGTCAGCATATTATACCAACATTAAACTATAGTCTGCCTGATTAGACTACCTCTATCAAGATTTAGTAGCCTCGAATAAGTACTCAGGCTCACATAACATCTTGATTGGCAATCTGTTCTGGTAGATTTGAGTTTTCATATTCACGTTTATACAGGGCCTGGGCAAAATAGCCCTGGCTGTCTATATCCTCATTAAATGGATACCCTGAACCCATAACAAACTCACCCAGAAGCCGCAGGCCTTGCTGGCTGTAACCTGCCTCTATTCCGGTTCGGCTGAAGCTGACATCTCCCTCGGCTCCGGCTGCCCCCTGCCAATGATAGGCAGCTACATCGAGTCCCTCGATGGGAGAAACGGCCAGCCGGCCCAAGAAGTCAAAATCGTCATTATCGTCAGAAAAGTTGTTCGGCGGCGCACCAGCCCCCCCATTAAACACACCCAGGTTAAAGCTTACCCCATTTTCCAGGTTGGTCGTAGATTGGATACCGCACTGATACCCCATACCATATGCATAAACCAATCGAGGGTAGTTAATGAAATCCAGTTTGGCTACTGACATAGGCGCATAGTGGGTAAAATTAGGCGCCAGGCAACCAACAGACAAATCAGTCATGGGTATAAGCCCGGGGAAAGTGATCTTAGCCTCCAGTATCTCCGGCGAGTGTTTCATCTCTGTCTCGATATACCACTTAACGCTCTCCGAACCAATCTGCCCCGTGGCCAGAAGTCTGGCCCGGTTAAGAGTAAAAGAAGTATTTTCATTAGCATCTTGAGAAGGTGGATAAGTCGTCTCATCCTCCGCCATCAAGAAACCGGCCTGTAATATCGTCCCTAACTTAAAGGCGCCCTTGCCGGATTCCACCGTCTCGGCCTGAACTGAATTAATCGCGCACAAGACCAACCCTAAGGTCAATCCTAAGGACAGCAACATCTTCTTCATTTGTTATTTTCCTCCTGTCTTGAAGTTTAACTCCCTTGGTCTTAAAAAGACCTGTTCTCTCTCTGCTTTTATCTTATTTTCTAACCTGACTCATCACCTCCTTTTTTTCAGTATTGTTTATAGTATAATATAATAGGATGGGGAAAGATGTATTTACCTCCGGTGAGACGTCTGGGCTACTATTTTATCCGTGCTCATCCGTGTTAATCAGTGGCTAAATAGTTACAAATTAAAAATGGATTATACACCTAATTGTCAAAATTGTCAAGCAAAATTTTACCGCCAGACTGACCGGATCAAGCCCTCCATTTCCTAACCGGTTTCGTATCTTTGGATTGGGCATAAATCGACCTTTTGGCCTACTCTTCCATAACCGCGAGTCTCTTTAAGGCCTCCAGTTTTTCCGTGCGCCCGACTTTGGCCGCGTTTAGGGCCTTTTTCAGGAGGCTGATGGACCGGTTATACAGGGCCCGGTCTACGGGATAGGGGTGGCCGTCCTTTCCACCGTGAGCAAAGCTGTAGCGAACCGGATCTCTAACACTAACCTTAGCCCCGTAGACCAGCTCGGAAAGTAAGGCCAGCGCCCGAATGGTCTTGGGCCCGATTCCGGCTGTGCCAAGGAGCGCTTCAAAATTCCGGGGTTGGGTCTCATAACTGGCCAGAAGGATTCGCTTTATTCTCTGGGGATTAATATCGGAGACAAGCACCTGATGGCGTGGGGGCAGGTCCAGGTTTTGCAGTCTGGAAAGCTGTTGGGCGATAGATTCGGGGTTCTCTTTAGAAAGAGAAGCCGAAATCGATCTAGCCTCCTCGCTTTCAAGGGCGACCATATTAAGGGGCGTTTCCAGATGATCGCAGCAAATGGCTGAGTGAGGCTCGCACACGAAGTCCTTTACCTCTCCACCCAGCCAGTGATACCGTCGGGCGTACCGGGTGTTTTCATTCATCCCCTGTTGAATCACTCCCCAGTAGCCTTCTTTGGTAAAGAGAAAGACATGGTGATAAAGCTGATAGCCGTCCTGAAGGCCAGAGTTGTCCACCTTGGCGGTCATCCGGCTGGCATAGATAAGCCTTTGCGGATCTTGGGAAAGGCGGTCACTAAATGATTCAATCTCAGCCGGTGTCTTTCTCGATCTGGCCCCTTTACCTCCGGCCACAAACAGACCCAGATCGGATTCCAGCCCGGCGATGCCTTCCTTCAGCGCCCCGCAGACAGTGGTGGTCACCCCGCTGGAGTGCCAATCAAAACCCAGGGCACAGCCAAAGGCCTGAAACCAGAAAGGATCCGACAGCCTGAGGATCATCTCTTCCGGCCCAAATTCACTTACCACCCAGATGGCCACCTCTCTGGCCAGGCGTTTCATCCTCGAGAAAAGCCAGGCTGGGGCCTTGCCGTAATGGAGGGGTAGATTAGCTATGCCGGTTCGCATCTTAATTCAGTTGGAAATGAGCGGACCCGTATCACTGATAGCATTGGGTCACTTCAGGCTCTCTAATAGCCCTTACTTTACCTCGCTGCTCTTATCTGACCTTGTCTATTTCCTTGTAACCGTTCAGGTATGCACGAATTAGCACGGATAAATAACACAGGACAGAAGGCGGAAGTGTAGGGACAGGGCTTGTCCCTGTCCGTGCTTGTCCCTGTCCGTTCCATAGGCGGACAACCACAAGGGTTGTCCCTACAACCTAATCACGGACACGAATCACGGACACGAATCACGGATTTTCCGTGTTTCATCTGTGTGCATCTGTGGCTGAACGGTTACATTTCCTTTAGCCTGCTCTATTATCACTTACATCCCAACTCTACCACTTTTCCCCCAACCGAGGGATCCACCGCATCCTTAGTAAAATAAATAATCTGATGATCCTTAGCCAAATCGGCCAAAGTAGCCAGAGCCGCCTTTTTCCTTGCCTGGTCAAAGTTGACGAAGGGATCGTCAAAAAGAAAGGGCAGTTGAGGGACCTGACAAAGATATTGGGTAACGGCCAGCCTAAAGGAGAGGTAAAGCTGATCAAGGGCGCCTTGGCTGAGATAATTAACCGGCACAGGGATTTCCCTCCCCTCCTCTTCTCCTATGGGAAGATTGACCATAATTTGCAAATCCTTATCTATGGTCAAATCCTTATATTTTCCTCTGGTTAGGCGCTGAAAATTCTCAAGGGTATAATCTCTTAAAGCCGGCGCAAATTCATCGTAGGTCTCTTCGGCTGCCTCTTCCAGAACCTTGATGGCTAATTCCAAAGCCTCCTTACGGAATTTATAGCCTTGATATTTAAGACGCGTTCCCTCCAACTCGCTTTCTACCGTGCCAGGGTCGCCTTTAAGGACAAATTGATCGTAATTAACCAAATCTTGCTTAAGGGCAATATCTTCTTCTTTGAGCTGGTCGAGTTCTTCCTTGAGTCTGGCCACTCTGCTTTCATATTCGGTAAACTCGGCCGGGCTCAAGATGACCCCGATCTCGTGCAAGGCCAATTCGAACTTAGCCGCTGAGGCTAAAAAATCCTTCTTTTGTTTTTCCCAATCAGCATACGGCCTTCCTCCCAACAAGATATCCCTTTTTTCTTCCAGGCTCTTTTTTCTATTTCGGATCATATCTACTTTTTTAAACGTATCTTCGTATTCAAACAGACTAAAGCAGCCGGTACCTTTTAGTATATCTTCCATCTCCTGGCTGGCTCGCCGGACTTCTTTATCTATTTCCTTGAGCATATCACGGATGGATCTCATTTTAAGGAAACGATTCAGGCCGACCACAAGTCCCCCTAAACTGAAGGCGGCTATTAGATAAAGCAGCCATTTAAAAATAGGCATAAGGCTCACCAGCAGATTTTGGAGGACAAGAGAAAGGGAAAGGATAAGAACCAGGCTGATAAAAAGGCCCCGGCCTCTTTTTAACCTCTCCATCTTGAGGTCGTATTCGGCCCGTCTTTCTCTCAGCACAGACAACTTGCCTTGATAAGCATTAAGCTTGCCTAAGATCGCCCGGTCAAAAAGAGTGAGATCAATCGACCTTATGGTTTCATTCAGGGGAGCTAATTCCTTATCACATTCAGCCACCTTATCCAATACTTCTCCAATTCTTTTTACCTCTTCATCGCATCTGTCTTTCTTCTCTTTTAAATCACGTTGAGTATACCACCCCTCGACCAGTGGCTCAATAGCGGCTATCTTCTCTTTCAGGTCGCTTATCTTTGACTGTAGTTCCGCCTCTTTTTTAATCATAGATTCGTAAGTGCTGTAATTTTTCTTCATTTCCATCAGACGGCCGGATAGCTCCTCGACCTTGGCTTCATAAGTCTTAAGTAAGCCCTTGTGGACATAACCATCCTTGACAATCTCCTGAAGAGAATCATTCAGGGTCTTAAGCGCCCTGCCTACTTCCTGCTCACCTATGGCCCGCTGAAAGATAGCCTGAGATATCCCCTGGGTTTGGCTGGTAACCAATTCCCCCTGTCGAACTAAGAGGGTAGACTCAAGAAGTGAAATATCAGTCAAGCCTAATTCTTCCTTTACCAACTCTCTCACGTTGTTTTCCGTGACTCCCTCCAGGAGATGATAATTTTCTTGTTCTTCTTGCTGATATAAATTTGGACCACGATTATCCTCCAAATTGCGATCGATTCGATAAGTTATTCCCCCTCTGGTAGTCAGGATGGCGGAAATTCGATAAGGCACTCCTTTAAGCAGGGGGCGATATTTGACCCATAACTCCTGGT
It contains:
- a CDS encoding DUF763 domain-containing protein, translating into MRTGIANLPLHYGKAPAWLFSRMKRLAREVAIWVVSEFGPEEMILRLSDPFWFQAFGCALGFDWHSSGVTTTVCGALKEGIAGLESDLGLFVAGGKGARSRKTPAEIESFSDRLSQDPQRLIYASRMTAKVDNSGLQDGYQLYHHVFLFTKEGYWGVIQQGMNENTRYARRYHWLGGEVKDFVCEPHSAICCDHLETPLNMVALESEEARSISASLSKENPESIAQQLSRLQNLDLPPRHQVLVSDINPQRIKRILLASYETQPRNFEALLGTAGIGPKTIRALALLSELVYGAKVSVRDPVRYSFAHGGKDGHPYPVDRALYNRSISLLKKALNAAKVGRTEKLEALKRLAVMEE
- a CDS encoding AAA family ATPase — translated: MIFRKLILTGFGRFKDYSLELRDGLNIIMGPNEAGKTTIIEGISAALFGYRKQFKRDQELWVKYRPLLKGVPYRISAILTTRGGITYRIDRNLEDNRGPNLYQQEEQENYHLLEGVTENNVRELVKEELGLTDISLLESTLLVRQGELVTSQTQGISQAIFQRAIGEQEVGRALKTLNDSLQEIVKDGYVHKGLLKTYEAKVEELSGRLMEMKKNYSTYESMIKKEAELQSKISDLKEKIAAIEPLVEGWYTQRDLKEKKDRCDEEVKRIGEVLDKVAECDKELAPLNETIRSIDLTLFDRAILGKLNAYQGKLSVLRERRAEYDLKMERLKRGRGLFISLVLILSLSLVLQNLLVSLMPIFKWLLYLIAAFSLGGLVVGLNRFLKMRSIRDMLKEIDKEVRRASQEMEDILKGTGCFSLFEYEDTFKKVDMIRNRKKSLEEKRDILLGGRPYADWEKQKKDFLASAAKFELALHEIGVILSPAEFTEYESRVARLKEELDQLKEEDIALKQDLVNYDQFVLKGDPGTVESELEGTRLKYQGYKFRKEALELAIKVLEEAAEETYDEFAPALRDYTLENFQRLTRGKYKDLTIDKDLQIMVNLPIGEEEGREIPVPVNYLSQGALDQLYLSFRLAVTQYLCQVPQLPFLFDDPFVNFDQARKKAALATLADLAKDHQIIYFTKDAVDPSVGGKVVELGCK